The proteins below are encoded in one region of Syntrophotalea carbinolica DSM 2380:
- a CDS encoding ArnT family glycosyltransferase: MMNFTDPPGGFLQPEPDCDKLFRLFFWLVFVGSLLVYGWGIWSVPLLTHNEARRLVVLRELLASGDWLIPTKNGQVYLQKPPLFTWFGAVFALLSASTAEWVLRLPSALSGFGATWLLFYRLKRYIGQWPALFGAAVLVTSYFFSTKARLAEINMLLTVCVFAAIVCLYEYICGGARRYLSLVYGALGLAFLTKGPVALLFFIPPVLIFGLLEKDRRTLKALVYWPGWLVFGLIAFPWYLYVNLYLEGTPMLSVIRSEVSAKVVEVAHQAEPAYYYIRHLLGSFAPWVLLIFYRPMHVFRRIVASKSGRFFGLAALVPLLLFSLFDYKRDKYILPIYPAMAVCLGMVAEHWRMAMAQRGRAWVGRVMVGGTAVLMLVLIGYFGYVEPRAVAYRFESLKPLASRIDSLRGDVPVYYLGEEPIQLIYYYGRPLPEITADKVALWQEQQRPFLVLVRKKHIKKADGLRLEIIDQMQPYLSKRGVMYIMGSAEFMRTMAAGDGHHLL, translated from the coding sequence ATGATGAATTTTACTGATCCGCCCGGTGGCTTTTTGCAACCCGAGCCTGATTGTGACAAGTTGTTTCGGCTCTTTTTCTGGTTGGTTTTTGTTGGCTCTCTGCTGGTTTACGGGTGGGGGATCTGGTCCGTACCGCTGCTGACCCACAATGAGGCCAGGCGATTGGTGGTATTACGGGAGCTCCTGGCCAGTGGCGATTGGTTGATACCGACCAAAAATGGTCAGGTATATCTGCAAAAGCCGCCTTTGTTTACCTGGTTCGGTGCGGTTTTTGCCTTGCTTAGCGCTAGTACTGCCGAATGGGTTTTGCGGCTGCCCTCGGCGTTGAGTGGGTTCGGAGCTACCTGGCTTTTGTTTTATCGGCTGAAGCGCTATATTGGTCAATGGCCTGCGCTGTTTGGGGCCGCGGTTTTGGTGACCTCGTATTTTTTTTCCACCAAGGCCCGTCTTGCCGAGATTAATATGCTGTTGACGGTGTGCGTGTTCGCGGCGATTGTGTGCCTTTACGAATACATCTGCGGTGGTGCCCGCAGATATCTGTCTCTGGTTTATGGCGCATTGGGGTTGGCTTTTTTGACCAAGGGCCCCGTGGCGCTATTGTTTTTTATTCCACCCGTGCTTATTTTTGGGCTGTTGGAAAAAGATCGCCGGACACTCAAGGCTCTCGTTTATTGGCCTGGATGGCTGGTATTCGGTCTCATAGCTTTTCCCTGGTATCTGTATGTCAATCTGTATCTCGAAGGTACGCCCATGCTTTCGGTGATACGCAGTGAAGTTTCCGCCAAGGTCGTGGAGGTAGCGCATCAAGCTGAGCCGGCATACTATTATATTCGCCATCTGCTGGGATCCTTTGCCCCATGGGTTCTACTGATTTTTTATCGTCCCATGCACGTTTTTCGGCGTATAGTTGCTTCAAAATCCGGACGTTTTTTCGGTCTGGCGGCGTTGGTACCGCTTTTGCTTTTTTCATTGTTCGACTATAAGCGGGACAAATACATCCTGCCTATCTATCCGGCTATGGCCGTATGTCTTGGCATGGTGGCGGAGCACTGGCGCATGGCGATGGCGCAGCGTGGGCGAGCCTGGGTAGGTCGTGTAATGGTCGGGGGAACCGCCGTATTGATGCTGGTTTTGATTGGCTATTTTGGTTATGTTGAGCCGCGGGCCGTTGCTTATCGTTTTGAATCGCTAAAACCTTTAGCCTCCAGGATCGACTCATTACGAGGCGATGTGCCGGTTTATTATCTGGGCGAAGAACCGATTCAGCTGATTTATTATTACGGGCGGCCTCTTCCGGAAATCACGGCCGATAAAGTTGCCCTGTGGCAGGAGCAACAGCGTCCCTTTCTGGTGTTGGTGAGAAAGAAGCATATTAAAAAGGCTGACGGTTTGAGATTAGAGATTATCGATCAGATGCAACCTTACCTGTCAAAGCGCGGCGTCATGTACATTATGGGCAGTGCCGAGTTTATGCGTACCATGGCGGCTGGCGATGGCCACCACTTGTTGTGA
- a CDS encoding lipopolysaccharide kinase InaA family protein, translating to MLCAKTPPTTVWLYRSSRSVAADTCEVVSVVSPRGHLFHRVARRTQRFLRHLENCGCPAWGVVGVGVQSAGWLSERIVFQTRSVGKALPLEAYWNGAYGDLTAADKRRFVRVLGRFLHRLHDAGIAFDHRLWGELLVDAQRSEISFGLYGHPPGRWGKALSDRQRMVSLASLYASVFGRASRSERWRLITAYLGPQVSRALRRRWLKGLQARCLRQARRLWSRQARRCFGINDDFVRENRQGYDVYRQRGAEAEAALRALLPDPDQAFENAVIYKPGSRTHAGHVVLGGRSYFLKRYNRRGLFYSLVRFGRFSRARRTWLVTWKGIFRHLPMPRPLLCLEEKSFGVVRRSWILMDFFEGHQRLWHLQNIPEARLGHHLYRLGQMVGNMHASGFSHGDLKWDNILINPQQPAQVSLVDFDGSRVNRWVRSRRVLKDLRRFSRDFKRSRLPDGFLDIFMRGWHRQRYW from the coding sequence ATGTTATGTGCCAAAACACCACCAACAACTGTCTGGCTTTATCGATCCAGCCGTTCGGTCGCTGCCGATACCTGCGAGGTGGTATCTGTTGTTTCCCCGAGGGGACACCTGTTCCACCGAGTCGCGCGTCGCACACAGCGGTTTCTGCGACACCTTGAAAACTGCGGGTGTCCGGCCTGGGGTGTCGTGGGTGTCGGGGTGCAGAGTGCCGGGTGGTTATCCGAGCGCATTGTTTTTCAGACACGGTCTGTCGGCAAGGCACTCCCCCTGGAGGCCTATTGGAATGGTGCATACGGTGATTTGACTGCTGCCGATAAGCGCCGGTTTGTTCGGGTTCTGGGGCGCTTTCTGCATCGTCTGCACGATGCCGGCATTGCTTTTGATCACCGTCTCTGGGGTGAGTTGCTGGTTGATGCGCAAAGATCGGAGATCTCCTTTGGGCTTTATGGTCATCCGCCGGGCCGTTGGGGAAAAGCGTTATCCGATAGACAACGTATGGTTTCCCTGGCCTCTTTGTATGCTTCGGTTTTTGGTCGTGCCAGCCGATCCGAGAGGTGGCGACTCATTACGGCTTATCTCGGTCCTCAAGTCAGCCGGGCGCTGCGACGCAGATGGTTAAAAGGGCTGCAGGCCCGCTGTCTCAGGCAGGCCAGGCGTTTATGGTCCCGGCAGGCTCGGCGCTGTTTTGGCATCAATGACGATTTTGTCAGAGAAAACCGTCAGGGCTACGATGTTTATCGCCAGCGCGGCGCCGAAGCTGAGGCCGCTTTACGCGCTTTGCTGCCGGATCCCGATCAGGCTTTCGAAAATGCCGTGATCTATAAACCGGGCAGTCGTACGCATGCCGGGCATGTTGTGCTGGGTGGGCGTTCTTATTTTTTAAAACGCTACAATCGTCGCGGTCTGTTTTACAGTTTGGTCCGTTTCGGTCGTTTTTCCCGCGCCCGCCGCACCTGGCTGGTTACCTGGAAGGGAATCTTCCGGCATCTGCCTATGCCCCGGCCATTGCTTTGTCTGGAAGAGAAGTCCTTTGGCGTGGTTCGACGATCCTGGATCCTGATGGATTTTTTTGAAGGGCATCAACGACTGTGGCATCTTCAAAACATCCCGGAAGCCAGGCTTGGCCACCATCTGTACCGGCTCGGTCAAATGGTCGGTAACATGCATGCATCGGGGTTTTCCCATGGGGATTTAAAATGGGATAACATTCTGATTAACCCGCAACAGCCGGCTCAGGTATCGTTGGTCGATTTTGACGGCAGTCGGGTTAACCGTTGGGTTCGTTCCCGGCGGGTGCTGAAGGATTTGCGTCGTTTTTCCCGTGATTTCAAACGCTCCCGGTTGCCGGATGGTTTTCTGGATATTTTTATGCGTGGCTGGCATCGGCAGAGGTACTGGTGA
- a CDS encoding D-sedoheptulose 7-phosphate isomerase, producing MTTVAIQTYFQELRDVVDRVGREKVDQIRQSVQLLTACLRCGGKVLIMGNGGSAADAQHFAAELVGRFLMERKALPSIALTTDTSILTAVGNDYGFDEIFKRQIEALADPRDVVIGLSTSGMSNNVFHALTAANQVGCKTIGLLGREGGSIASIVDVNLTVPEHHTPYIQTAHGAVLHLFCDLLEKELFTPSGQTE from the coding sequence ATGACGACAGTCGCTATACAAACATATTTTCAGGAATTGCGGGATGTGGTTGATCGGGTTGGCCGTGAAAAGGTCGACCAGATTCGGCAGAGCGTTCAACTTTTGACGGCGTGCCTGCGTTGCGGCGGTAAGGTTCTGATCATGGGCAACGGCGGTTCCGCGGCGGATGCACAGCATTTTGCCGCGGAGCTTGTGGGTCGGTTTCTTATGGAACGCAAGGCTTTGCCCTCCATCGCTTTGACCACCGATACGTCCATTTTGACGGCGGTGGGCAACGATTACGGGTTTGATGAGATTTTTAAACGCCAGATCGAAGCTCTTGCCGATCCTCGGGACGTGGTTATCGGTCTCAGTACCAGCGGGATGTCGAACAATGTATTTCATGCTCTGACGGCGGCTAATCAGGTTGGCTGCAAAACCATCGGTCTGCTTGGGCGCGAAGGCGGCAGCATTGCATCCATCGTCGATGTCAACCTGACGGTACCGGAGCATCATACCCCTTATATTCAGACAGCGCATGGGGCGGTATTGCACCTGTTTTGCGATCTGCTGGAAAAGGAATTGTTTACCCCGTCCGGGCAAACGGAGTAA
- a CDS encoding glycosyltransferase family 2 protein, with protein sequence MEKISFVIPIYNEEGNIEELFKELTCVADMLKHPYEILLVDDCSSDGSLGIIKVLAARHKQVRYLSFENNCGQSAALYAGFQHADGDIIITMDADLQNDPADIPTLLQHFGEYDMINGWRADRQDTLSKKIGSRIGNFVRNRLTWETIHDTGCSLKVMRASMLKEIRIFRGLHRFLPTLMRLEGARVLEVPVHHRARVHGVSKYNNLQRGIEGLYDVIAVRWMIKRHLKVRIKEFND encoded by the coding sequence ATGGAAAAAATTTCTTTTGTCATACCTATTTACAACGAGGAAGGCAACATCGAGGAGCTGTTCAAAGAGCTGACCTGTGTGGCCGACATGCTCAAACATCCTTACGAGATATTGCTGGTGGACGATTGCAGCAGCGATGGCAGCCTGGGTATCATCAAGGTTCTGGCGGCTCGCCATAAGCAGGTTCGTTATCTTTCGTTCGAAAACAATTGTGGCCAGTCGGCGGCGCTATATGCGGGGTTTCAACATGCCGACGGAGATATCATCATTACGATGGATGCGGATCTTCAGAACGACCCGGCCGATATACCGACCCTTTTGCAGCATTTCGGCGAATACGATATGATCAACGGCTGGCGTGCCGACCGGCAGGACACCTTGTCCAAAAAAATTGGCAGCCGCATCGGCAATTTTGTGCGCAATCGTTTGACTTGGGAGACTATTCACGATACCGGTTGCTCCCTTAAAGTCATGCGTGCTTCCATGCTTAAAGAAATTCGCATTTTCCGTGGTCTGCACCGTTTTTTACCGACGCTTATGCGCCTGGAAGGTGCCAGGGTTCTGGAGGTTCCGGTGCATCATCGGGCAAGGGTGCACGGTGTTTCCAAGTACAATAATCTGCAGCGCGGCATCGAAGGGCTGTACGATGTCATTGCCGTGCGTTGGATGATCAAGCGCCATCTCAAGGTAAGGATCAAGGAATTCAATGATTAA
- a CDS encoding glycosyltransferase family 4 protein, whose translation MDIGFATFQYYPFGGLEKSMHNIAREVLRRGHKLTFYCHSWEGPHLSGAKIEIIPAKGWTNHGKMLSFVRKFQKTVHKCEHDLVVGFKRMPGLDLYYNGDVCYQHEVGLKYIPLLKLAPRYKILSSFEKAVFSKEASTHIMYIAEREKRIFQSCYETPEQRFHPLPAGIDKKSIRDASSSGQRTRTRSALGVSGDSLVLLMIGSDFQRKGVDRSMRALAALPADLRQNTQLWVVGKGDARPFAKMGAELGIADQVVFLGPRDDVPHLLAAADILLHPALSETAGNAILEGLVAGIPVVVSESAGFSVHVARADGGLVVSDIPWHQHLLDKALLRLASDQEFRKQLGQNGWYYADITDLYGRPRVACDIIEKLVKEKVHADLAC comes from the coding sequence ATGGATATAGGATTCGCTACTTTTCAGTATTATCCCTTTGGGGGGTTAGAGAAAAGTATGCACAACATTGCCCGGGAGGTTTTGAGGCGTGGGCATAAGCTCACGTTTTATTGCCATTCCTGGGAGGGGCCTCATCTTTCGGGTGCCAAGATTGAAATAATTCCCGCCAAAGGCTGGACCAATCACGGAAAGATGCTTTCGTTTGTTCGGAAGTTTCAGAAAACAGTTCATAAATGTGAACATGATCTGGTTGTGGGATTTAAGCGGATGCCCGGGCTCGATCTTTACTATAATGGGGATGTCTGTTACCAACATGAAGTCGGTTTAAAATACATCCCATTGCTCAAGCTTGCTCCTCGTTACAAAATTCTGTCTTCCTTTGAAAAAGCGGTTTTTTCCAAGGAAGCGTCCACGCATATCATGTATATTGCGGAACGTGAAAAACGTATCTTTCAGTCCTGCTACGAGACACCCGAGCAGCGATTTCATCCATTGCCGGCAGGAATCGATAAAAAGTCTATTCGGGATGCTAGTTCGTCCGGCCAGCGCACCAGAACGCGTTCCGCTCTGGGGGTGTCCGGGGATTCTTTGGTACTGTTGATGATCGGATCCGATTTTCAACGTAAAGGGGTGGATCGTTCCATGCGTGCGCTGGCCGCACTGCCTGCAGACTTGCGCCAGAATACGCAGCTCTGGGTGGTGGGAAAGGGCGACGCGCGCCCCTTTGCCAAAATGGGGGCAGAGTTGGGTATTGCTGACCAGGTTGTCTTTTTGGGGCCTCGCGACGATGTTCCCCACTTGCTTGCCGCTGCCGATATTTTGTTGCATCCCGCTCTGAGCGAAACTGCCGGCAACGCCATTCTTGAAGGTTTGGTCGCCGGCATTCCGGTCGTTGTCAGTGAAAGTGCCGGATTTAGTGTGCATGTTGCCAGGGCGGATGGGGGCTTGGTCGTATCCGACATACCTTGGCATCAACATTTGCTGGATAAGGCACTTTTGCGACTCGCAAGCGATCAGGAGTTCAGGAAACAACTCGGCCAAAATGGTTGGTATTATGCCGATATCACGGATCTTTACGGCCGCCCGCGGGTGGCCTGCGATATCATTGAGAAACTCGTCAAGGAAAAAGTGCATGCAGATCTGGCTTGCTGA
- a CDS encoding N-acetylneuraminate synthase family protein: protein MLTPKVIAEIGCNHKGDMDIAKELIVVAATFCKADVAKFQKRHNVELLSKEEYDAPHPNPANSYGSTYGEHREFLELSLDQHRQLKKWCEEFGIVYSTSVWDLTSAKEIASLNPELIKVPSACNLQFKMLEYLCDHYKGEIHVSLGMTTQEEEEQIVAFFEKKGRAQDLVLYGCTSGYPVAFEDICLYEITRLKERFGSRVKAIGFSGHHLGIAADIAALPLGVQWIERHFTLDRTWKGTDHAASLEPDGLRKLVRDVRNVSKALSYKKEEILDVEKVQRAKLKRTAK from the coding sequence ATGTTGACACCGAAAGTTATTGCCGAAATAGGCTGCAACCATAAAGGCGATATGGATATCGCCAAGGAGCTGATCGTTGTTGCCGCAACTTTTTGCAAAGCAGACGTTGCCAAGTTTCAAAAGCGCCATAATGTTGAATTGTTGAGCAAGGAAGAATACGATGCTCCGCATCCCAATCCTGCCAATTCCTATGGCTCTACCTATGGAGAACATCGCGAATTTCTGGAATTGTCTTTAGATCAGCATCGGCAACTCAAGAAATGGTGCGAGGAGTTTGGCATCGTTTACAGTACCTCCGTCTGGGATTTGACTTCCGCAAAGGAAATTGCCAGCCTCAATCCCGAATTGATCAAGGTTCCCTCGGCTTGCAATCTGCAATTCAAGATGCTCGAATATCTGTGCGATCATTATAAAGGGGAAATTCACGTATCTTTGGGTATGACTACCCAAGAGGAAGAAGAGCAGATCGTGGCCTTCTTCGAGAAAAAAGGACGTGCTCAAGATCTGGTTCTTTACGGTTGTACATCCGGATATCCCGTGGCCTTTGAAGATATTTGCCTTTATGAAATTACCCGTTTAAAAGAACGCTTCGGCAGTCGGGTCAAGGCCATCGGTTTTTCCGGCCACCATTTGGGGATCGCTGCCGATATTGCCGCACTGCCTCTTGGTGTGCAATGGATCGAGCGGCATTTCACTCTCGACCGCACCTGGAAAGGCACCGATCATGCCGCATCTCTGGAGCCTGATGGGTTACGTAAGCTCGTGCGTGATGTGCGCAATGTCAGTAAAGCTCTTTCCTATAAAAAAGAAGAGATCCTGGATGTTGAAAAAGTTCAGCGTGCAAAATTAAAACGGACTGCGAAGTGA
- a CDS encoding glycosyltransferase family 2 protein: MQWSIIIPTYNYGRYIERCLLSILDQSGEDYEIVVVDDGSTDDTRDVIKTFMQKHKLPVGRLRLLHQSNQGPAAARNHGIAKARGDFIWFLDSDDRLAPNALEHLRLAVAQHPDGEMFFGGYRSVAQSGVSTDKLPGNLSSDRTENFRRFLRKDLKSLTTGAVVIRKAALGELRFPEGIHVNEDVVFFGQMIARCDTLAIPQVLVEKIRHPASLRGNLDRIEETGLRSVDALFDPARLTPEQMKLRSMYRANRCLRLFRAHYLAGNHARARAYYAQALQTSPRCLFKGSYLLKFLLCLGK, translated from the coding sequence ATGCAATGGTCTATTATCATTCCCACCTACAATTACGGTCGTTATATCGAGCGATGTCTGCTTTCCATTCTCGATCAGTCCGGCGAGGATTACGAAATCGTGGTTGTCGACGACGGTTCCACGGACGATACCCGCGACGTTATCAAGACCTTTATGCAAAAACACAAGCTACCCGTCGGTCGCCTGCGCCTTTTGCATCAATCCAATCAAGGCCCCGCGGCTGCGCGAAATCATGGTATTGCCAAGGCCAGGGGGGATTTCATCTGGTTCCTTGATTCCGATGACCGCCTGGCCCCCAATGCCCTTGAGCATCTGCGTCTGGCTGTGGCTCAGCATCCTGACGGCGAGATGTTTTTCGGCGGTTACCGCTCGGTCGCGCAGTCCGGGGTGTCAACGGATAAACTTCCGGGAAATTTGAGTTCCGACCGGACGGAAAATTTTCGGCGGTTTCTGCGGAAAGATCTCAAAAGTCTCACCACCGGAGCCGTGGTCATTCGCAAGGCGGCTCTGGGGGAGCTTCGGTTTCCCGAAGGTATTCATGTCAACGAGGATGTGGTCTTTTTCGGACAGATGATCGCTCGTTGCGATACGTTGGCGATTCCCCAGGTGCTGGTCGAAAAGATACGTCATCCCGCCAGCTTGCGGGGAAATCTCGATCGTATCGAGGAAACCGGTCTACGTTCCGTCGATGCGCTGTTTGATCCCGCCCGGCTGACCCCCGAGCAAATGAAGCTGCGCTCCATGTATCGAGCCAACCGCTGCTTACGCCTGTTTCGTGCACACTACCTGGCTGGCAATCATGCCCGGGCCCGAGCCTATTATGCGCAGGCACTGCAAACCTCCCCCCGCTGTTTGTTCAAGGGCTCGTATCTGTTGAAGTTTTTGCTGTGCCTGGGCAAATAA
- a CDS encoding lipid-A-disaccharide synthase N-terminal domain-containing protein, whose protein sequence is MIKTETAILVLGLAGQALFSMRFIIQWVYSEKRRQSVIPTAFWYFSLGGSLLLLIYALLRRDLVFTLGQSTGFLIYGRNLYFIHKQRKQNAMA, encoded by the coding sequence ATGATTAAAACTGAAACGGCTATCCTGGTTTTGGGCCTGGCAGGACAAGCCCTGTTTTCCATGCGGTTTATTATTCAATGGGTTTATTCGGAAAAACGTCGTCAGAGCGTGATTCCGACAGCGTTCTGGTATTTTAGCCTGGGTGGCAGTCTTCTGCTGTTGATTTATGCTCTTTTGCGGCGCGACCTGGTATTCACCCTTGGACAGTCGACAGGGTTTCTCATTTATGGTCGTAATCTTTATTTTATTCACAAGCAACGCAAGCAAAATGCCATGGCCTGA
- a CDS encoding kinase: MGIQPTRRETPAGVEFERRGVYRCYFARGTFLGEIKEALLPDPERLFRLGEKVSSGRSGNPRDQVKVVVGSKPYFVKRYNCQGTYYRIKNIFRASRALRSIRAGQLLLSIGIPTPAPLVGLEERHLGLLGRSYLVCPFLEGCRSLRDLWPELDDSRRQYFLRVLGGMMGRMHRAHVIHGDSNWRNILIGNEHTSHPQIWLVDLDGVRRYRRLPAERAERDIGHFLRDLSRIGADRETVQLFRRHWQHALNNL; the protein is encoded by the coding sequence ATGGGTATACAGCCAACACGAAGGGAAACGCCAGCAGGGGTTGAATTCGAGCGCAGAGGGGTTTATCGCTGCTATTTTGCAAGGGGAACATTTCTTGGAGAGATAAAGGAGGCGCTGCTTCCCGATCCGGAGCGCCTGTTCCGTCTTGGCGAGAAGGTTTCTTCGGGGCGTTCCGGCAATCCCCGCGATCAGGTCAAAGTTGTTGTCGGGAGTAAACCGTATTTTGTAAAGCGTTACAATTGCCAGGGTACTTACTACCGCATCAAGAATATATTCAGGGCTTCCAGGGCTCTACGCTCGATTCGCGCCGGACAGCTTTTGCTGTCTATCGGAATTCCGACGCCGGCGCCGCTGGTGGGTTTGGAAGAACGCCACCTGGGGTTGTTGGGTCGAAGCTATCTGGTCTGCCCGTTTCTGGAAGGGTGTCGTTCGCTGCGCGATCTTTGGCCGGAACTGGATGATTCCAGGCGGCAGTATTTTTTAAGGGTGTTGGGCGGCATGATGGGACGGATGCACCGGGCTCATGTCATTCATGGAGATAGTAACTGGCGCAATATCCTCATCGGGAATGAACATACGTCCCACCCCCAGATCTGGCTTGTCGACCTGGACGGCGTGCGCCGTTATCGACGGCTTCCCGCAGAGCGGGCAGAGCGAGATATCGGGCATTTTCTGCGTGACTTGTCTCGTATTGGTGCGGACCGGGAGACCGTGCAACTGTTTCGCCGCCACTGGCAGCATGCACTGAACAATTTATAA
- the rfaP gene encoding lipopolysaccharide core heptose(I) kinase RfaP, producing the protein MQIWLADELRHMAPQGPKATFDWVMGLAGESVRRIERRHTFRVELGGRDYFVKQHYGLTWADIVGEVIRLRRPVLGAGNEYRMTALLNCIGIDTAQLVAFGVDGRWPTTQRSFIITRALPQSCTLNELCMQWKQQPSAKLKRQLIRAVGEIVAKMHGAGINHRDLYVNHFRLPLNWLENPIGEPPLFLMDLHRAQEHTVLSYRWRVKDLAALLFSVLGKPLSKRDHLRFLQTYFGERSLSRIFEANGGLFRAITEKAEAILHQQERRIKRKSAANRDE; encoded by the coding sequence ATGCAGATCTGGCTTGCTGATGAATTGCGGCATATGGCGCCACAGGGCCCCAAAGCGACCTTTGATTGGGTTATGGGGCTGGCGGGAGAGAGTGTTCGTCGGATCGAGCGGCGTCACACGTTTCGGGTCGAACTTGGGGGACGGGACTATTTTGTCAAACAACATTACGGATTGACCTGGGCCGATATCGTCGGAGAAGTCATACGTTTGCGGCGTCCGGTTTTGGGCGCTGGCAACGAATATCGTATGACTGCGTTGCTCAACTGTATCGGTATCGACACCGCGCAACTCGTTGCCTTCGGGGTTGATGGTCGCTGGCCTACGACACAGCGCTCCTTTATCATTACCCGTGCCCTGCCTCAGAGTTGTACTCTGAACGAACTGTGCATGCAGTGGAAACAACAACCGTCGGCAAAACTGAAAAGACAATTGATACGTGCGGTGGGTGAGATCGTGGCAAAGATGCACGGTGCCGGGATAAATCATAGGGATCTTTATGTTAATCATTTCCGCTTGCCTCTAAACTGGCTGGAAAATCCCATCGGCGAACCTCCCTTGTTTCTAATGGATCTGCATCGGGCTCAAGAGCATACAGTTCTATCATACCGGTGGCGGGTGAAGGATCTGGCTGCTTTGTTGTTTTCGGTTCTGGGTAAACCGTTATCGAAGCGTGACCACCTGCGTTTTTTACAAACCTATTTCGGTGAACGGTCTTTGTCACGTATATTTGAGGCAAATGGGGGCTTGTTTCGTGCGATTACTGAAAAAGCCGAGGCCATACTGCATCAGCAGGAAAGACGCATCAAACGAAAATCAGCTGCCAATAGGGATGAATAG
- a CDS encoding acylneuraminate cytidylyltransferase: protein MEKIIAFIPARGGSKGIPRKNIKNLAGRPLIYWVLDAATRCDLIDKVYVATDDAEIAEVVDRFGSERVEVVSRGSETATDTASTESAMLEFSRQRNFEHMVLIQATSPLLEAGDLDRGIRKYLNNKADGLVSVVRQKRFYWQVADEGRAVPVNYDPCSRPRRQDFDGILVENGAFYVSRKDSLLKSGSRLSGHVVTYEMPEATYFEIDDEVDWQIIEGMLANRKISVTSEQSGKLKKVKLFLTDVDGVLTDAGMYYGESGEELKKFNTRDGKGIELLRNHGIKTGIITSEATRIVLNRAKKLKMDYVFTGIKDKLSVFNKLLLETGIDASETAYIGDDINDLEVLAAAGLSASPGDGVASVKRVVDYVCDKRGGEGCVREFVEKILE from the coding sequence ATGGAAAAAATTATTGCATTTATCCCGGCCAGGGGAGGCAGTAAGGGGATTCCACGTAAAAATATCAAAAATCTGGCAGGGCGGCCATTAATCTACTGGGTGCTCGATGCCGCTACCCGTTGCGACCTTATCGACAAGGTGTATGTTGCCACGGACGACGCCGAGATTGCCGAGGTGGTCGACCGTTTCGGCAGTGAGCGGGTCGAAGTCGTGTCTCGTGGCAGCGAAACCGCTACCGACACGGCCAGTACCGAATCGGCGATGCTTGAATTTTCACGCCAACGGAATTTCGAGCATATGGTCCTGATTCAGGCTACCTCCCCCCTACTTGAAGCCGGCGACTTGGACAGGGGAATTCGGAAATATCTGAATAATAAGGCCGATGGGTTGGTTTCGGTTGTTCGGCAAAAACGATTTTACTGGCAAGTGGCCGATGAGGGCCGTGCGGTACCGGTTAATTACGATCCCTGCAGTCGGCCGCGCAGGCAGGATTTTGATGGCATACTGGTTGAAAACGGTGCGTTCTATGTCAGCCGAAAGGACAGCTTGTTAAAAAGCGGTTCCAGGCTTTCCGGTCATGTCGTAACGTACGAAATGCCTGAAGCCACCTACTTCGAAATCGATGATGAGGTCGATTGGCAAATTATCGAAGGTATGCTGGCTAATCGCAAAATCAGTGTAACGTCTGAACAAAGCGGCAAATTGAAAAAGGTGAAATTGTTTCTGACGGATGTCGATGGTGTCTTGACCGATGCAGGCATGTATTACGGTGAGAGTGGCGAAGAGTTGAAAAAATTCAATACCCGGGACGGCAAAGGTATTGAGTTGCTCCGAAACCATGGGATCAAGACGGGAATCATTACCAGTGAAGCCACCCGGATTGTGCTTAACCGGGCCAAAAAACTTAAAATGGATTATGTGTTCACCGGGATTAAAGACAAGCTGTCGGTGTTCAATAAATTGCTCCTTGAAACCGGCATAGACGCTTCTGAAACCGCCTATATCGGTGATGACATTAACGATCTTGAGGTGTTGGCTGCTGCCGGCCTCTCTGCTTCACCGGGAGATGGGGTTGCCTCTGTTAAAAGAGTCGTTGATTACGTCTGTGACAAGCGTGGAGGTGAAGGTTGTGTGAGGGAGTTTGTGGAGAAGATTCTTGAATGA